The stretch of DNA GCGCGCTGCTCAAGCGCCGGGTGGGCTCCGTCTACGCCGTCAACGGCATCAACCTGGACATCCGCGAGGGTGAGACGCTCGGCCTGGTCGGGGAGTCCGGCTGTGGCAAGACGACGACGCTGTTGGAGATCATGGGGCTCAACACCCCGGAGAAGGGCAGCATCGCGATCGCCGGCACGGACGTGGCGGGTCTGAGGCGCAAGCAGGAGATCAGTGCCGTGCGCCGCGACATCCAGATGGTCTTTCAGGACCCGATGGGCGCGCTCGACCCCCGCATGACTGTCTTCGACATCCTTGCCGAACCCCTCCGGGCCATCGGTGAACGCGACGAAGAGGCGCTCGCCGGGCGGATCGAAGAGCTGATGGGGTTGGTGGGCCTCGACCCCGAGCACCGAGACCGTTTTCCCGCCGCCTTCTCCGGGGGACAGCGGCAGCGCATCGGTATCGCCAGGGCGCTCGCCACGAAGCCGAAACTGCTCGTGCTCGACGAGCCGGTCTCCGCGCTCGACGTCTCCGTGCAGGCCGGCGTGATCAACCTTCTGAACGACCTCAAGGCCGAGTTGGGGTTGTCCTACCTCTTCGTCGCCCACGACCTGTCGGTGGTGCGGCACATCTCGGACCGGGTGGCGGTGATGTACCTGGGCCGAATCGTGGAGATCGGTGCCATCGACGCCGTCTTCGACAATCCGCGGCACCCCTATACCAAGGCGCTGCTCTCGGCTATCCCGCTGCCCGACCCCGTCGCGGAACGCACCCGGGAGCGGATTCTCCTCAAGGGCGACTTGCCCAGCCCCACCGACGACCGGCCCGGTTGCGGGTTCGTCAGCAGGTGCCCACTCCACCAGACGCTGACGGAGCCGCAGAAGGACCGGTGCCGCGGGGACACACCGGAGCTCGCGGGCGGTGAGGGGGAGGATCACCGCGACGCCTGCCACTTCGCTGACAAGCACACATTGGTACAACTCTGAGCAGAAGGACTGCCATGAAGAAGATCGCGTGGGGCGGCGTCGCATTCATCGTCGCCGCTTCGCTCTCCCTGACCGCGTGCGGTGGTGGGGGCGATGACGACTCCGACGGGAAGAAGACGAAGGGCGCCGCATCCGAGAAGGATGTGATGACCTCCTACAATCCGCAGCCTGCGAGCAATCTCAAGCAGGGCGGGAAGATGACCTTCCCGATTGTGGAGATCCCGGATCAGCTCAACCCCATGAACGGCAACGGGTCGCTGTACACCACCAAGATCTCTTGGTTCTATCAGCCGCAGCTGTCGTACAACGACCCCAAGGGCAACGTCACCTGGAACCCCGACTACCTGAGCAACGTCAAGAAGACGACGGTCGACGGTAATACCCAGGTGACGTTCGACATCAACCCCAAGGCGAAGTGGAACGACGGCCAGGACATGGACTGGTCGATATTCCGCGACACCTGGAAGGCGAACAGCGGTAAGGACAAGGCGTACAACGTCAGTTCCTCCGACGGTTACGCGAACATCGCCTCGGTGAAGAAGGGGAAGAACGACAAGCAGGCGATCGTGACCTTCGACGGGACGTATGTATGGTGGAATTACATCTTCTACAACATCGTCAACCCGCACATCGCCAAGGCGGACGCTTTCAATAAGGCGTACGTGAACAAGCCGCATCCGGAGTGGGGCGCCGGCCCGTACACGATCGACAAGTTCGACGCGAAGGGCGGCACGGTCTCCTACAAGCCCAACCCGAAGTGGTGGGGGGCGAAGCCGCATCTGGACAAGTTCACCTGGGTGCAGATGGAGGAGAGCGCCGAGGTCAACGCGTTCAAGAACGGCCAGAGCGACGCCGCCGACGTGAGCAGGGCCGAGAAGCTGGCGCAGGTGAAGTCGATGAAGGGCATCGACCTCCGGCGCGGCACCACCACGTCGAACAACCTCATCGTCTTCAACAGCACCTCGCCGCAGCTCAAGGACGCGGCCGTGCGCAAGGCGCTGATGGAGGGCATCGACCGCGCGCAGATGGCGAAGATCACCTTCCAGGGTCTCAGCTACAGCGAGACGCTGCCCGGTTCCTTCAACCTGTACCCCTTCCAGAAGGGGTATGAGGACGTCTTCGGCAAGCTGGTGAAGTTCGACGCCGCGAAATCCAAGAAGGCGTTGGACGCGGCGGGCTGGAAGGCCGGCTCCGACGGGGTTCGCGCCAAGGGCGGGAAGAAGCTCGAACTGAACTTCCCCACGATCGGTGACAGCGCGGTGGTCAAGGCGCGCGCCACGGCCCTGGCACAGATGATGAAGAACATCGGTGTCAAGCTGAACATCCAGGCACGTCCGTCCGCCGACTTCAACAAGGTCTTCACCAACCGCGAGTTCGACCTGTTCGGTATGGGCTTCATCTCCAGCAGTGCGAACGGTATGGGGTACATCTGCCAGATGTACTGCTCCGACAGTTCGCTGAACCTTTCCCGCTCCACGCCGAAGAGCATGGACGCGGAGGTCAAGGCGGTCAGCAAGCTGCCGACCGCGCAGCAGCAGATCGACGCCGGCAACAAGGTCGAGACCAAGGCCATGAAGACCTACGGCATCCTGCCGCTGTACAACGGCACGACCATCTGGGCGGTCAAGAAGGGCGTCGCCAACTACGGTTCCGCCCAGTTCTACGGTAACTACGGCATCATCGGCCCGCCCGAGCTGCTCGGCTGGCAGAAGTAGGTTCCCCTCTCCGCGCCGGCTTCGGCCGCACGGAGATCACGAGGCTCCCGTCGGAGAAGCGATTCCGGCGGGAGCCTTCGTCTGTCCTCGGCGGGGACGGAGCGAGGCGAGGGCTGTCCCCCCGGTCCCCTTCCCTTCCCTTCCCTTCCCTCCCGTCGCGGCTCGTGGAGAGACGTACGGGAGGCATGGCGGGGCGCGGAGGGTCTTTCTCGGCTTTTACCGGGGGTTCGCCCGCTTCACCTGACGTGTGTCCAGGGCCGCCCGCCGCCTGCGTGCGGCCTCGCGGATCCGGGCTGAGCAACCCGGACCGGCACTCGTACGGCCCGGACGGAAGTGCGCTTTGTCATGGAATGAGGTGATATTTGGCTCTACGTACGTCCACGCATCTTGAGGAGGCGCTCCATGCGAGGAGCCACGCACGCCAAATGGGCCGCATGCGCGGTGGCCGTCACTCTCGCGGCGACGGCCTGTGGGGGCGGGGGAGACAGCGGTGGCGGCGGCGGTGGTGGCGGTGGCGCGAACGGGGTGGTGCGTTCCTCCTGGGGTGACCCGCAGAACCCGCTGGAGCCGGCGAACACCAACGAGGTGCAGGGCGGCAAGGTCCTCGACATGGTCTTCCGCGGACTCAAGCGGTACGACCCGAAGACCGGCAAGGCGAAGGACATGCTTGCCGAGAAGATCGACACCAAGGACTCCACCAATTTCGACATCACGGTCAAGAGCGGGTGGACCTTCTCGAACGGCGAGAAGATCACAGCGCAGTCGTTCGTGGACGCCTGGAACTATGGCGCGAATCTGAAGAACGACCAGAAGAACGCGTATTTCTTCGGCCAGATCGACGGCTACGAGAAGGTGCACCCGGAGTCGGGCAAGGCCTCCGCCACAAAACTGTCAGGGCTGAAGGTGACCGGTGAGCGGACCTTCACGGTGAAGCTCAACCAGAAATTCTCCACCTGGCCGGAGACGCTCGGATACGTCGCCTTCGCCCCGCTGCCGAAGTCGTTCTTCAAGGACCACGACAACTGGCTCTCGAAGCCCATCGGCAACGGTCCTTATACGGTCCAGTCCTACGCCAAGGGATCCCAGATGTCCCTGCGCAAGTGGGGCAAGTATCCCGGTTCCGACAAGGCGCAGAACGGCGGAGTCGACCTCAAGGTCTACACGGACAACAACACCGCCTACACCGACCTCACGGCGGGCAACCTCGACCTGGTCGACGACGTGCCCGCCTCGCAGCTCAAGAACGTCAAGAGCGACCTGGGCGACCGCTACCTGAACCCTCCCGCGGGCATCATCCAGACCCTCGCCTTCCCCTTCTACAGCAAGGCGTGGAACACCCCGGACGGCGCCAAGGTCCGCAAGGGCCTTTCCATGGCCATCAACCGCAAGCAGATCACCGACACCATCTTCCAGAAGACCCGCACCCCCGCCAGTGACTGGACCTCGCCGGTCCTCGGCGAGGACGGCGGCTTCAAGAAGGGGCTGTGCGGCGAGGCCTGCGAGTACAAGCCGGACGAGGCGAAGAAGCTGGTGAAGGAGGGCGGCGGCCTCCCGGGCGGTCAGGTGAAGATCGGCTACAACGCCGACACCGGCAGCCACAAGGAGTGGGTCGACGCGGTCTGCAACAGCATCAACAACGCGCTCGACAACGACCGCGCCTGCGTCGGCGATCCGACCGGTACCTTCGCGGACTTCCGCAACAAGATCACCCAGAAGAAGATGACGGGTCCCTTCCGGGCCGGCTGGCAGATGGACTACCCGCTCATCCAGAACTTCCTCCAGCCGCTCTACTACACCAACGCCTCGTCCAACGACGGCAAGTGGACCAACAAGCAGTTCGACAAGCTCATCGACCAGGCCAACGCCGAAGCGGACACGGCCAAGGCGGTCGAGAAGTTCCAGCAGGCCGAAGGCGTACTGCGGGACCAGATGGGGGCCATCGCCCTCTGGTACCAGAACGGCAGCGCCGGCTACTCCGAGCAGATCTCCAACGTGTCGCTGAACCCGTTCAGCGTGCCCGTCTACAGCCAGATCAAGGTGAAGTGACGTGACGAGGGGGCGGGGCGGCCACCGGCGCCGCTGACCGTCCCCGCGGGCCCCCGTTGGCCCCGCGCCCCCTCCACGACCACGGCCACGCCCGCGAGCACACCCACGACCCCCGGAGCTGTCCATGGGACGTTATGTGATCCGGCGTCTGCTCCAGATGATCCCGGTGTTCATCGGCGCCACGCTGCTGATCTTCCTGATGGTGAACGTGATGGGCGACCCCGTCGCGGGGCTCTGCGGTGACCGCCAGTGCGACCCGGCGACCGCCGCCAGGCTCCGCACGGACCTCGGTCTCGATAAGCCCGTCTGGCAGCAGTACGCCACCTACATGGGAAACGTCTTCACCGGCGACTTCGGCACCGCCTTCAACGGCCAGAAGGTCACCGAGCTGATGGGGACCGCATTCCCCGTCACCATCCGGCTGACCGTCGTCGCCATCGTCTTCGAGATCGTCATCGGCATCAGCCTCGGCGTCCTCACGGGCCTGCGCCGCGGCCGCCCCGTCGACACCACGGTGCTGCTGCTGACCCTGGTGGTCATCTCCGTCCCCACCTTCGTCACAGGTCTGCTGCTCCAGCTCCTGCTCGGCGTCGAATGGGGCGTCATCAAACCCGCGGTCTCCACGGAAGCCACCTTCGACGAGCTGATCGTGCCAGGACTGGTGCTCGCCTCGGTCTCACTCGCCTACGTCACCAGGCTGACCAGGACCTCCATCGCGGAGAACCGCCGCGCCGACTATGTGCGCACCGCCATCGCCAAGGGGCTGCCCCGCCGCAGAGTCATCATCCGCCACCTCCTGCGCAACTCACTGATCCCCGTCGTCACCTTCATCGGCACCGACATCGGCGGGCTGATGGGCGGAGCGATCGTCACCGAGCGCATTTTCAACATCCACGGCGTCGGATTCCAGCTCTACCAGGGCATTCTGCGACAGAACACCCAGACCGTCGTCGGCTTCGTGACGATCCTGGTCCTGGTCTTCCTCGTCGCCAACCTCCTGGTCGACCTTCTCTACGCCGTACTCGACCCGAGGATCCGCTATGTCTGAGCCGCAGCACCCGGCAGAAGGCCCCCGCGACGCGCGCGACAACCCGGGGTCGACCGCTGGCGACGACCTGGCCATGGCGTCGACAGGACAGGGCGGCACGATGGACCTCGCCACCGGCGAGGCGGCCACCCTGGAGAACCGCGGCGGACCCGACCACTCCGACCCCGCGGAGAAACCACGCAGCCTCTGGTCGGACGCCTGGCGGGACCTGCGCCGCAACCCCGTCTTCATCATCTCCGCCCTGGTCATCCTCTTCCTGATCGTCATCGCGATCTGGCCGGGCCTCATCGCCTCGGGCAACCCGCTCGCCTGCGACCTCTCCAAGGCCCAGGAAGGGTCACAGCCGGGCCACCCCTTCGGCTTCACCGGGCAGGGGTGTGACGTCTACACCCGTACGGTGCACGGGGCCCGCGCCTCCATCACGGTCGGCGTCTGCGCCACCGTCGGGGTCGCCCTCCTCGGCTCCGTCCTCGGCGGCCTCGCCGGGTTCTTCGGGGGCGGCTGGGACGCCGTACTCTCCCGCATCACCGACATCTTCTTCGCCATCCCCGTCGTCCTCGGCGGACTGGTGCTGCTCTCCGTCGTCAGCAGCAACACCGTCTGGCCGGTGGTCGGCTTCATCGTGCTGCTGGGCTGGCCGCAGGTCTCCCGCATCGCGCGCGGCTCCGTCATCACCGCCAAACAGAACGACTACGTCCAGGCGGCCCGCGCGCTCGGCGCTTCCAACAGCCGGATGCTGCTGCGCCACATCACGCCCAACGCCGTGGCACCCGTCATCGTCGTCGCGACCATCGCGCTCGGTACGTACATCGCGCTCGAAGCCACCCTCAGCTTCCTCGGCGTGGGGCTCAAGCCCCCCACGGTCTCCTGGGGCATCGACATCTCGGCCGCCTCTCAGTACGTGCGCAACGCCCCGCACATGCTGCTCTGGCCGGCCGGCGCGCTGGCCATCACCGTGCTCGCGTTCATCATGCTCGGCGACGCGGTGCGCGACGCCCTCGACCCCAAGCTGCGCTGAGGAGTTGCCCCGTCATGTTGCTCGAAGTGCGCGATCTACAGGTCGAGTTCAGGACCAGGGACGGCGTGGCCAAGGCCGTCAACGGTGTCAGTTACGAAGTGGACGCGGGCGAGACCCTGGCGGTGCTCGGCGAGTCCGGTTCCGGCAAGTCCGTCACCGCCCAGGCGATCATGGGCATCCTCGACGTGCCGCCCGGCCGTATCACCGGTGGGCAGATCCTGTTCGAGGGCCGCGACCTGCTGAAGCTCAAGGAGGAGGAGCGGCGCAGGGTCAGGGGCGCGCAGATGGCCATGATCTTCCAGGACGCCCTCTCCTCCCTCAACCCGGTCCTCTCCGTCGGTGAACAGCTCGCCGAGATGTTCACCGTCCACCGCGGCCTCTCCAGGAAGGACGCGAGGCTCCGCGCGATCGAGCTGATGGACCGGGTACGCATCCCGGCGGCCAAGGAACGGGTGCGGCAGTTCCCGCACCAGTTCTCCGGCGGTATGCGCCAGCGCATCATGATCGCCATGGCGCTCGCCCTCGAACCCAAGCTGATCATCGCGGACGAGCCCA from Streptomyces tsukubensis encodes:
- a CDS encoding ABC transporter family substrate-binding protein — translated: MKKIAWGGVAFIVAASLSLTACGGGGDDDSDGKKTKGAASEKDVMTSYNPQPASNLKQGGKMTFPIVEIPDQLNPMNGNGSLYTTKISWFYQPQLSYNDPKGNVTWNPDYLSNVKKTTVDGNTQVTFDINPKAKWNDGQDMDWSIFRDTWKANSGKDKAYNVSSSDGYANIASVKKGKNDKQAIVTFDGTYVWWNYIFYNIVNPHIAKADAFNKAYVNKPHPEWGAGPYTIDKFDAKGGTVSYKPNPKWWGAKPHLDKFTWVQMEESAEVNAFKNGQSDAADVSRAEKLAQVKSMKGIDLRRGTTTSNNLIVFNSTSPQLKDAAVRKALMEGIDRAQMAKITFQGLSYSETLPGSFNLYPFQKGYEDVFGKLVKFDAAKSKKALDAAGWKAGSDGVRAKGGKKLELNFPTIGDSAVVKARATALAQMMKNIGVKLNIQARPSADFNKVFTNREFDLFGMGFISSSANGMGYICQMYCSDSSLNLSRSTPKSMDAEVKAVSKLPTAQQQIDAGNKVETKAMKTYGILPLYNGTTIWAVKKGVANYGSAQFYGNYGIIGPPELLGWQK
- a CDS encoding peptide ABC transporter substrate-binding protein — protein: MRGATHAKWAACAVAVTLAATACGGGGDSGGGGGGGGGANGVVRSSWGDPQNPLEPANTNEVQGGKVLDMVFRGLKRYDPKTGKAKDMLAEKIDTKDSTNFDITVKSGWTFSNGEKITAQSFVDAWNYGANLKNDQKNAYFFGQIDGYEKVHPESGKASATKLSGLKVTGERTFTVKLNQKFSTWPETLGYVAFAPLPKSFFKDHDNWLSKPIGNGPYTVQSYAKGSQMSLRKWGKYPGSDKAQNGGVDLKVYTDNNTAYTDLTAGNLDLVDDVPASQLKNVKSDLGDRYLNPPAGIIQTLAFPFYSKAWNTPDGAKVRKGLSMAINRKQITDTIFQKTRTPASDWTSPVLGEDGGFKKGLCGEACEYKPDEAKKLVKEGGGLPGGQVKIGYNADTGSHKEWVDAVCNSINNALDNDRACVGDPTGTFADFRNKITQKKMTGPFRAGWQMDYPLIQNFLQPLYYTNASSNDGKWTNKQFDKLIDQANAEADTAKAVEKFQQAEGVLRDQMGAIALWYQNGSAGYSEQISNVSLNPFSVPVYSQIKVK
- a CDS encoding ABC transporter permease; the protein is MGRYVIRRLLQMIPVFIGATLLIFLMVNVMGDPVAGLCGDRQCDPATAARLRTDLGLDKPVWQQYATYMGNVFTGDFGTAFNGQKVTELMGTAFPVTIRLTVVAIVFEIVIGISLGVLTGLRRGRPVDTTVLLLTLVVISVPTFVTGLLLQLLLGVEWGVIKPAVSTEATFDELIVPGLVLASVSLAYVTRLTRTSIAENRRADYVRTAIAKGLPRRRVIIRHLLRNSLIPVVTFIGTDIGGLMGGAIVTERIFNIHGVGFQLYQGILRQNTQTVVGFVTILVLVFLVANLLVDLLYAVLDPRIRYV
- a CDS encoding ABC transporter permease; the encoded protein is MSEPQHPAEGPRDARDNPGSTAGDDLAMASTGQGGTMDLATGEAATLENRGGPDHSDPAEKPRSLWSDAWRDLRRNPVFIISALVILFLIVIAIWPGLIASGNPLACDLSKAQEGSQPGHPFGFTGQGCDVYTRTVHGARASITVGVCATVGVALLGSVLGGLAGFFGGGWDAVLSRITDIFFAIPVVLGGLVLLSVVSSNTVWPVVGFIVLLGWPQVSRIARGSVITAKQNDYVQAARALGASNSRMLLRHITPNAVAPVIVVATIALGTYIALEATLSFLGVGLKPPTVSWGIDISAASQYVRNAPHMLLWPAGALAITVLAFIMLGDAVRDALDPKLR
- a CDS encoding ABC transporter ATP-binding protein: MLLEVRDLQVEFRTRDGVAKAVNGVSYEVDAGETLAVLGESGSGKSVTAQAIMGILDVPPGRITGGQILFEGRDLLKLKEEERRRVRGAQMAMIFQDALSSLNPVLSVGEQLAEMFTVHRGLSRKDARLRAIELMDRVRIPAAKERVRQFPHQFSGGMRQRIMIAMALALEPKLIIADEPTTALDVTVQAQVMDLLAELQRELHMGLILITHDLGVVADVADRIAVMYAGRIVETAPVHEIYRAPAHPYTQGLLDSIPRLDQKGRELYAIKGLPPNLMHIPPGCAFNPRCPRARDVCRADEPPLYRVSDDRHSACHFWEETIDASSR